One segment of Humidesulfovibrio mexicanus DNA contains the following:
- a CDS encoding flavin reductase family protein: protein MKRNLGPVNALYPSLTTIIGTVVDGRANFLAVAHVGIMNHGQPQYLSFGINTAHYSGQGIHKHREFSVCIPSEDMVRETDYVGLVSGKNTDKSSLFELFRGELAHAPLIRRCPVCMECRLDRVLDFGKHEVFVGEIVATHVDEDVLRQDGKIDIARVRPLLFDFSSVTYWGLGDEVAECWSVGKTLKGRPA, encoded by the coding sequence ATGAAGCGGAACCTTGGGCCCGTCAACGCCCTGTACCCCTCCTTGACCACCATAATCGGAACCGTGGTGGACGGCCGGGCGAATTTCCTGGCCGTGGCCCATGTGGGCATCATGAACCATGGGCAGCCGCAGTATCTGTCGTTTGGCATCAACACTGCGCACTATTCCGGCCAGGGCATCCACAAGCATCGTGAGTTCAGCGTGTGCATTCCCAGCGAGGACATGGTGAGGGAGACGGATTATGTGGGGCTTGTGAGCGGGAAAAACACCGACAAATCCAGCTTGTTCGAGCTGTTTCGTGGAGAACTTGCACATGCTCCCCTGATCAGGCGTTGCCCTGTGTGCATGGAGTGTCGTCTGGACCGCGTGCTTGACTTCGGAAAGCATGAGGTGTTTGTCGGCGAGATCGTCGCGACCCACGTAGACGAGGACGTGCTGCGCCAGGATGGAAAGATCGACATCGCCCGTGTGCGTCCGCTGCTCTTTGATTTCTCCAGCGTTACGTACTGGGGCCTCGGAGACGAGGTGGCGGAATGCTGGAGCGTCGGCAAAACGCTCAAGGGACGGCCCGCGTAG
- a CDS encoding CgeB family protein produces the protein MDQDATPLVAQAVSRAEAVMDGDAIDDLLLTADGKAWRLWGRGGRVRESALAAGVPQRSLPVLLGPSLGPCLEALLARGGPVAVVDREAAAWELTGLRRRFGGSAGLLWLDAGDARAVLDALTRWQAEWGGMPFAPLAAPGARRISPELYGALFDTLAASAKANFWDRAAYPKFQSTTPRVLFLDRPYFLNREIKDALTRMGVAWSPLPVPMEDRGSTAFVEGLLRRILEFKPDLLLTVNHFGLDREGRLAELLERLGLPLASWFVDNPLLILSRYAGLARPGTALFTWDEDNVAALRDAGYAHVHYLPLATDVHRFRPGLPQGPESWRSRISFVGDSMTRAVAESLAACACVPELCAAYRDIAAGYGAAQERGVEAYLSLAHPHIAKRLQSEVDLALRLSCEALLTWEATRQYRQACVRAVEPLAPLVAGDADGWRAALGAGTSARVMPRLDYYDDLPRFYPMSQVNLNCTSRQMKGAVNQRVFDIPACGGFVLTDRREQLDRLFEPGRESVAYDSPEELPEVASRCLADEDLRRRVVQAAHARILAEHTYEHRLSRLLEIMRASFGEHRAERFAPRS, from the coding sequence ATGGATCAAGACGCCACGCCGCTGGTCGCCCAGGCGGTGAGCCGGGCTGAAGCCGTCATGGATGGCGACGCCATCGACGATTTGCTGCTGACGGCAGACGGCAAGGCCTGGCGGCTTTGGGGGCGCGGTGGCCGCGTGCGCGAGTCGGCTTTGGCCGCCGGTGTCCCGCAACGATCGCTGCCCGTGCTTCTTGGGCCGAGTCTGGGGCCTTGCCTGGAGGCGCTGCTTGCGCGCGGCGGTCCGGTTGCGGTTGTGGACCGCGAAGCGGCCGCGTGGGAACTCACTGGCTTGCGTCGACGTTTTGGCGGATCGGCCGGGTTGCTGTGGCTTGATGCGGGCGATGCGCGCGCTGTGCTCGACGCCCTGACCCGCTGGCAGGCCGAGTGGGGGGGGATGCCTTTTGCGCCTTTGGCCGCGCCGGGCGCGCGGAGGATTTCTCCTGAACTCTACGGCGCGCTATTCGACACCCTTGCCGCCAGCGCCAAGGCGAATTTCTGGGACCGCGCCGCATACCCGAAATTTCAATCCACGACGCCGCGCGTGCTGTTTCTTGACCGGCCCTATTTCCTGAACAGGGAGATAAAGGACGCTCTGACGCGCATGGGCGTCGCCTGGTCCCCGTTGCCTGTGCCCATGGAGGACCGGGGCAGCACGGCTTTTGTCGAGGGCTTGTTGCGCCGGATCCTGGAGTTCAAGCCCGACCTGCTTCTTACGGTGAACCATTTTGGGCTGGACCGCGAGGGGCGGTTGGCCGAACTGCTGGAACGCCTCGGACTGCCGCTGGCCTCCTGGTTTGTGGATAATCCGCTGCTCATTCTCTCCCGCTATGCGGGCTTGGCGCGGCCGGGCACTGCGTTGTTCACCTGGGACGAGGACAATGTCGCCGCGCTGCGCGATGCCGGATATGCCCATGTGCATTATTTGCCGCTGGCCACCGATGTTCACCGTTTTCGCCCCGGACTTCCCCAAGGCCCAGAGAGCTGGCGTTCCCGAATCTCCTTCGTGGGAGATTCCATGACGCGCGCCGTCGCCGAGAGCCTCGCCGCCTGCGCGTGCGTTCCCGAGCTGTGCGCGGCATACCGCGATATCGCCGCCGGATACGGCGCCGCCCAGGAACGCGGGGTGGAGGCATACCTCTCCCTCGCGCATCCGCACATCGCCAAGCGGCTGCAGTCCGAGGTCGACCTCGCCCTGCGCCTGTCCTGCGAGGCGCTGCTCACCTGGGAGGCCACCCGGCAGTATCGCCAAGCCTGCGTGCGCGCGGTGGAGCCCTTGGCCCCCCTGGTTGCCGGGGACGCCGATGGCTGGCGCGCGGCCCTGGGGGCGGGAACGTCCGCGCGTGTCATGCCCCGGTTGGACTACTACGACGATCTGCCGCGCTTCTACCCCATGAGCCAGGTGAATCTGAACTGCACGAGCAGACAGATGAAGGGCGCGGTGAACCAGCGGGTGTTCGACATCCCGGCCTGCGGCGGCTTTGTGCTGACGGACAGGCGGGAGCAGCTGGACCGTTTGTTCGAGCCCGGACGGGAGAGCGTGGCGTACGACTCGCCGGAGGAGTTGCCCGAGGTCGCCTCGCGTTGCCTTGCCGATGAGGATTTGCGCCGCAGGGTGGTGCAGGCTGCGCACGCGCGCATACTGGCGGAGCACACCTATGAGCACCGCCTGTCGCGGCTGCTGGAGATCATGCGCGCGTCCTTCGGCGAGCATCGTGCGGAGCGTTTTGCCCCGCGGTCTTGA
- a CDS encoding glycosyltransferase family 2 protein: MTANERIRLLIHHRLSARAALMRTLASLAAQDIGPGRIDVVLASAVPHAPSAQDPEFLCNALGLNSIRVLNATGMTPGMAMNAAARDADQGVLALVPEGALLSPKFLGSCLAALEQDHAQAAYAAHTAGSPCGSPLVRLRPFHPEQLSRTNPVGPAALVRREAWERLGGLRSGLRLAQWDFWLRLVLSGGGIAHVQRLQAFCPPSRRMPADLDGHSKALLVAETPGAFGPDVCRWALALLRGDPWASPFRPGIIPTSSEVRAMFTETARQAPSPWNALGLCGA, encoded by the coding sequence ATGACCGCCAACGAACGCATTCGGCTGCTCATCCACCATCGCTTGAGCGCACGCGCCGCCCTCATGCGCACCCTGGCTTCGCTCGCAGCACAAGACATAGGCCCTGGCCGAATCGATGTGGTTCTGGCCAGCGCCGTCCCCCACGCGCCGAGTGCGCAGGATCCCGAGTTCCTCTGCAACGCCCTCGGTCTGAACAGCATACGGGTGCTCAACGCCACGGGAATGACGCCTGGCATGGCCATGAACGCGGCCGCCCGCGATGCCGACCAGGGCGTCTTGGCCCTTGTGCCGGAAGGCGCGCTGCTCAGTCCGAAGTTCCTGGGCAGCTGCCTTGCGGCCCTTGAACAGGATCACGCTCAGGCGGCCTATGCAGCGCATACGGCAGGAAGCCCCTGCGGTTCCCCTCTGGTCCGTCTGCGCCCGTTCCATCCGGAGCAGCTGTCCCGCACAAACCCCGTCGGCCCGGCCGCGCTGGTGCGCCGTGAAGCGTGGGAACGCCTGGGAGGCCTGCGCTCCGGACTGCGCCTGGCCCAGTGGGACTTTTGGCTGCGACTGGTCCTTTCCGGCGGCGGCATCGCCCATGTGCAGAGATTGCAGGCCTTCTGCCCGCCATCGCGCAGAATGCCCGCCGACCTGGACGGCCATTCCAAGGCCCTGCTGGTGGCGGAGACTCCCGGAGCTTTCGGGCCGGACGTGTGCCGCTGGGCTCTCGCCCTGCTCCGCGGCGACCCCTGGGCGTCTCCCTTCCGCCCGGGAATCATTCCCACGTCCAGCGAAGTCCGGGCCATGTTCACCGAAACAGCAAGGCAAGCGCCCTCTCCCTGGAACGCTTTGGGGCTATGCGGCGCCTAG
- a CDS encoding MarR family winged helix-turn-helix transcriptional regulator has protein sequence MKKSHEMVHHCLYFTANSLGRAMTRLAEEAFRPTGLSPSHAFVLMLAAEEPGIGPGELAERLALAPSTVTRFVDALVLKGLLSRTAEGRAARLAATPAGLALLKGVEQAWKRLHAAYLDVLGPESDRLARELDEACRKLEGRAEA, from the coding sequence ATGAAGAAGTCCCATGAAATGGTGCACCATTGTCTGTATTTCACAGCCAACTCCCTGGGCCGCGCCATGACGCGCCTGGCGGAGGAGGCCTTTCGTCCGACGGGGCTTTCGCCTTCGCACGCCTTCGTACTCATGCTTGCGGCGGAGGAACCTGGCATAGGTCCCGGCGAACTTGCGGAGCGGCTGGCGCTGGCTCCGTCAACGGTAACGCGTTTCGTGGACGCGCTGGTGCTCAAAGGGCTGCTGTCGCGCACGGCAGAGGGCCGCGCGGCGCGGCTTGCGGCGACTCCGGCGGGCTTGGCCCTGCTCAAGGGCGTGGAGCAGGCCTGGAAACGGCTGCACGCCGCCTATCTTGACGTGCTTGGCCCGGAATCAGACCGTTTGGCGCGAGAGCTTGACGAGGCCTGTCGCAAGTTGGAGGGCAGGGCAGAGGCATAG